GGTCGTGGAGCCGTGGTACTCCACGGCATCCCTGGTCAGATCCATGAACGCCTCCTCCAGCGACACGGTCCGCGCGCTCAGCTCGAACAAGGCGATTCCGTGCTCGGCCGCTTTCAACCCGATCTCGCGGGCGGTCAGCCCGGTCACCTGGAGCTCCTCGGAGCCGATCCGGCCGGTGACGTCGACGCCCGGCCCGGCCAGCACGTCCCGCAGCCGCGCCGGGTCCTGCGTCACCACCTTCACGGTGTCCCCGCCCGCCTCGCGGATCAGGTCCGCGACGGTGGTGTCGGCCAGCAGCCGGCCGCGCCCCACGACGATCAGGTGGTCCGCCACCAGGGCCATCTCGCCCATCAGGTGGGAGGACACGAACACCGTCCGCCCTTCGTCGGCGAGTCCCTTGAGCAGGTTGCGGATCCAGAGCACGCCCTCCGGGTCCAGCCCGTTGACCGGCTCGTCCAGCATCACCGTCTGCGGATCGCCCAGCAGCGCCGCGGCGATGCCCAGCCGCTGGCCCATCCCGAGGGAGAAGGCACCGGCCCGCTTCTTCGCCACGCTGCCCAGTCCGGCGAGGTCGATGACCTCGTCGACCCGGCGGCCCGGAATTCCGTGGGTCAGCGCGAGGGCCCTGAGGTGGTTGTACGCCGAGCGGCCCGGGTGGATCGACTTCGCCTCCAGGAGCGCGCCGACCTCCTGGAGCGGTGCCTGGTGGCGGGCGTAGTGGCTGCCGTTCACGGTGACGGAACCGCTCGTCGGGGCGTCGAGGCCGACGATCATGCGCATGGTCGTGGACTTGCCCGCGCCGTTGGGCCCCAGGAAACCGGTCACCGTGCCCGGCTTCACCACGAAGTCCAGCCCGTCGACGGCCGTCTTGTCGCCGTACCGCTTGGTCAGCTGCCGTGCGTCGATCATTCGCGCTCTTTCTCTCGGCCTGTGGCGTCCGCGCCTGCGACGCCTCACCGGCAACGCTAAGCGCCGGATCACCCGATCCGGTGGTACCGAGAGGCTGAAACCCGAGCGGCGTGTAGTACCGCGGTACTACACGTCTACCTGCGGTGTCTTTTGTGGTTGTCGGCTCCGCGGTGGTCGCAGCAGGCGTCCGGCCGCCGCGGGGAGTGACGCGCCCGCGCTGCGCCCTGCGTCGGCGGCGCACTGTGCCCGCTCCGCGCTCTCGACCAGGCTCTCGCGGTCCGAGGCGGCGTTGGCCGGGCCGGCGCAGCACAGGGTGAGCAGAAGGGTGCCCGCCACGAACGACAGGGTGCGGCGCGGGGAGGCGGGCCGGCAGGGCCCGTGCCCGTTGGGGCACCGCCCCGCCGGTTGCGGCCAGGGCAGCGGGGCGGGATGCGCCGGCGGAGGTGAGCCGCCCGCCCGACGGCGCGGGCGACGACCGTACGGCTGTCGACGTGGGCCGCGGCCTCCTCGTCGGCCCGTCGATCCAGTACGAACCCGCCTGCCTCTGCCGGCGGTCGCATCAGCGGATTGACGGCAGCCGTGAGTCGCAAGACAGCCCGCAGGAGGTGATGGCGGCAACGGAGAGGGGCCCGCTCGTGCGCCAGGAGGGCCTCGCGTTCTCCGTCTCCGAGGCAGCGCAGCATTCCGCGGGAGACCACGATTCGTCCTGGGGTGCCGGGCAGCGCGAACGCCTGCGGAGTCTCGTCGTCGAGCACGACGCGCCGTTCGAGGGCAGTACCGGACAGCTGCCATCGTTTCCCCGCATAGGCCTGGGCCGGTCCCGCCTCGCCTGAGCGTGCCGGAAGCGGTCAGCGGGGCTCTTCGCCCTGGGCGACCTCGACGTCGTGGTGGAAGGCGATGGCGCCGGTCGTCGCGGCGGTCGCGGACAGGGCGGTGCAGGCGGCGAGGAGGAGGGCGACCCAGCCCACCGATCGCCGAGAGTGGCCCGCTGGAGCGGTGAGAAGGGCCGCTACGCGCTGGGGTACCGGGCCGGCGGTCGCTGCGGGAGCGAAGTCCGGGCGGGTGGAGCGCGCGGCCTGGCCGGCGAGGGCGGCGCGGGCGATGGCGCGGGCCAGGATGCGGCGGTCACCCATGGCGGCGGCCGCTGCTTCGTCGGCGGCGCGTTCCACGGCCAGCCGGATGGTGGCGCGGGCGGGGCGCAGTGCGGGGTGGCAGTGGGCGGCGAGTTCGGCGGCGGCCAGGAAGTAATGGTGGCCGCCCTGGTTGTGGGCGCGCTCGTGGGCGAAGAGGGCCTCGCGCTCGTCCGGGCCGAGGCTGCGCAGCATGGCGGTGGTGACGACGATGCGGTGCGGACGGCCGGGCAGGGCGTACGCGTCCGGCTCGGGCGAGTCGACCACGCACAGATCGCCCGCGGCGGGCCGTCGGTCGGCCTCGGTGCGGGCGGTGCGGAAGGCGCGCGTCTGGCGCAGGGCCGAACGTGCGAGGGTCCAGGCGCCGATGGTGAGCAGGCCGGTGGCGATCGCGGCCGCGGGCAGGACCAGGTAGCCCGTCGGCGTGCGCAGGGGGTGGACGAGTTCACCGAGCTCCGCGAACGCCGGCAGCTTGAGCAGTCCGGTCAGGACGAGGGTGCCCAGGACGGCCACGCAGGCGCCCGCCAGCACCAGGGCAGCTGCGGTGAGCGCCCACAGAGCGGTGCCGGGAGCCAGCCGGTCGAGGGTTCGCCGGGCGAGCGGCGGCATCAC
This portion of the Streptomyces canus genome encodes:
- a CDS encoding ABC transporter ATP-binding protein, whose translation is MIDARQLTKRYGDKTAVDGLDFVVKPGTVTGFLGPNGAGKSTTMRMIVGLDAPTSGSVTVNGSHYARHQAPLQEVGALLEAKSIHPGRSAYNHLRALALTHGIPGRRVDEVIDLAGLGSVAKKRAGAFSLGMGQRLGIAAALLGDPQTVMLDEPVNGLDPEGVLWIRNLLKGLADEGRTVFVSSHLMGEMALVADHLIVVGRGRLLADTTVADLIREAGGDTVKVVTQDPARLRDVLAGPGVDVTGRIGSEELQVTGLTAREIGLKAAEHGIALFELSARTVSLEEAFMDLTRDAVEYHGSTTGIETLEAAGRPA
- a CDS encoding M48 family metalloprotease, which encodes MTALLLIPLLLPFVMPPLARRTLDRLAPGTALWALTAAALVLAGACVAVLGTLVLTGLLKLPAFAELGELVHPLRTPTGYLVLPAAAIATGLLTIGAWTLARSALRQTRAFRTARTEADRRPAAGDLCVVDSPEPDAYALPGRPHRIVVTTAMLRSLGPDEREALFAHERAHNQGGHHYFLAAAELAAHCHPALRPARATIRLAVERAADEAAAAAMGDRRILARAIARAALAGQAARSTRPDFAPAATAGPVPQRVAALLTAPAGHSRRSVGWVALLLAACTALSATAATTGAIAFHHDVEVAQGEEPR